In a genomic window of Candidatus Bathyarchaeota archaeon:
- a CDS encoding radical SAM protein codes for MKNLKLLPYFLWLEVKRVIFSKKYFAEIDITDNCNLRCRHCYHFHGKTDFKSQELPLSVWEKRFRDLHKSGVRAVMLVGGEPALRPDVLMLADKVFPIVYVITNGTIKVPDDFNHRLFVSVDGTPKTNDFIRGKNSFTRLMENYSKDKRVIINMTLTSNNYKELEEVTAIAEKNGFDGVVCNICSGVIDCDSNLFMDDRTNLIHEMRRVKELYPKLFLMTKSMIKWYEKPDHTKWCAWGSETLHLDVFWKKRRCFTNNADCSNCGCFAGAFQTPLKMIKNLNTMIKIATLR; via the coding sequence ATGAAAAATTTGAAGCTGTTACCCTACTTTTTATGGCTTGAAGTTAAGAGAGTCATCTTTAGCAAGAAGTATTTTGCAGAAATCGACATAACCGATAATTGTAATCTTAGATGTAGACACTGTTATCATTTTCACGGAAAAACCGATTTTAAAAGCCAAGAATTGCCGCTTTCTGTTTGGGAAAAAAGGTTTAGAGACCTTCACAAATCGGGGGTGAGGGCTGTTATGCTTGTAGGCGGTGAACCTGCCTTAAGACCCGATGTTTTGATGCTTGCTGACAAAGTGTTTCCCATAGTATATGTCATAACAAATGGAACCATAAAAGTACCCGACGATTTCAACCATAGATTATTCGTTTCAGTCGATGGAACACCAAAAACAAACGATTTTATCAGAGGAAAAAACTCCTTCACAAGATTAATGGAAAACTACTCAAAAGATAAACGCGTCATCATCAACATGACCCTGACTTCAAACAACTACAAAGAACTCGAAGAGGTTACAGCAATAGCGGAAAAAAACGGTTTTGATGGTGTAGTATGTAATATATGCTCAGGGGTAATTGACTGCGATTCTAACTTGTTTATGGATGACAGAACAAATTTAATCCACGAAATGAGAAGAGTAAAAGAGCTATACCCGAAGCTTTTTCTGATGACCAAAAGCATGATCAAATGGTATGAAAAGCCCGATCACACAAAATGGTGCGCATGGGGTAGCGAAACATTGCATCTGGATGTTTTTTGGAAAAAAAGAAGATGTTTCACTAATAATGCTGATTGCTCCAATTGCGGTTGTTTTGCAGGTGCCTTTCAAACGCCTCTAAAGATGATAAAGAATCTAAATACAATGATCAAAATAGCCACCCTCAGATAA